One window from the genome of Enterococcus haemoperoxidus ATCC BAA-382 encodes:
- the aroC gene encoding chorismate synthase has product MRFITAGESHGPELTAIIEGLPAGLPLSPEDINLELARRQGGYGRGGRMLIEKDQVRITSGIRHGKTLGSPVTLVVENKDWKNWTSVMSIDEVSEKEKKIRRVNKPRPGHADLVGGIKYQHDDLRNVLERSSARETTMRVAIGAIAKKLLKELDIEVAGHVAILGGIKAEIPDNLTVKEIQERSENSDVRVLDSSVEQEIRDLIDKTKKNGDTIGGVVEVVVGGVPIGLGSYVQWDRKLDARIAQAVTSINAFKGVEFGIGFEMGFKPGSQVMDEIVWDKATGYTRTSNNLGGFEGGMTNGMPIVVRGVMKPIPTLYKPLQSVNIDTKEPYKASVERSDSTAVPAASVVCEAVVATEVAQAMLEKFGSDSFEQMKEEVESYRRYTQTF; this is encoded by the coding sequence ATGCGTTTTATTACAGCGGGAGAATCACATGGACCAGAATTAACAGCAATAATAGAAGGCTTACCAGCTGGGTTGCCGTTATCGCCAGAAGATATTAATTTAGAGTTAGCTAGAAGACAAGGTGGATATGGCCGTGGCGGCAGAATGTTGATTGAAAAAGATCAAGTAAGAATCACTTCCGGTATTCGTCACGGCAAAACACTAGGATCACCGGTCACACTTGTCGTTGAAAATAAAGATTGGAAAAATTGGACTTCTGTCATGTCAATTGATGAAGTTTCTGAGAAAGAAAAAAAAATCCGACGAGTAAATAAACCACGCCCAGGACATGCAGATCTTGTCGGTGGTATCAAATACCAGCATGATGATCTTAGAAATGTACTAGAACGTTCATCAGCGCGTGAAACAACGATGCGAGTTGCAATAGGAGCAATCGCTAAAAAGTTACTGAAGGAACTGGATATTGAAGTAGCAGGACATGTTGCGATCTTAGGTGGTATCAAAGCTGAAATCCCAGATAACTTAACGGTCAAAGAAATTCAAGAACGCTCAGAAAATTCAGATGTGCGTGTTCTTGATTCATCAGTCGAACAAGAAATTCGCGACTTAATTGATAAGACAAAGAAAAATGGTGATACGATCGGTGGCGTAGTAGAAGTCGTGGTTGGTGGTGTACCAATTGGTTTAGGTAGCTATGTTCAGTGGGATCGCAAATTAGATGCCAGAATTGCCCAAGCGGTTACGAGTATCAATGCATTTAAGGGCGTTGAGTTTGGGATTGGATTTGAAATGGGCTTTAAACCAGGTAGCCAAGTCATGGACGAAATTGTTTGGGATAAAGCAACTGGGTATACAAGAACATCGAACAATCTTGGCGGTTTTGAAGGTGGTATGACAAATGGAATGCCAATTGTTGTTAGAGGTGTTATGAAGCCTATTCCAACGTTATATAAGCCATTACAAAGTGTCAACATTGATACAAAAGAACCTTATAAAGCAAGTGTTGAGCGGTCGGATAGCACGGCTGTTCCGGCTGCAAGTGTCGTTTGTGAAGCTGTGGTCGCAACAGAAGTTGCCCAAGCAATGTTGGAAAAATTTGGCAGTGATTCATTTGAACAAATGAAAGAAGAAGTTGAATCTTATCGCCGTTATACTCAAACGTTTTAA
- a CDS encoding prephenate dehydrogenase, with translation MDKKVLIIGLGLIGSSLALCIKKEHPFTTVIGIDNQVTSEEFALKRNIIDQIGSSLETEAVQADIIFLCTPVKSMLKQLNVLGTLSLKQDVIISDVGSTKREIVQVAKKSGLKTFIGGHPMAGSHKSGVTAADENLFENAYYILASSEVEKQSQIKELQTLLQGTRAKFVVLTAEEHDQITGMLSHLPHIIAAGLVNQSKIFNDEHPRSRQLAAGGFRDITRIASSDPQMWTDILLSNKESLLTLMNAWQAEMDQVSTWIQTENKEAIFQFFYEAKETRNQMPVHKEGAIPAFHDLFVDVPDVPGVIAEITGLLGKAKLSLINLKILETREDIYGILQLTFKRQEDLEKAKDCIKKQTNYLCYEK, from the coding sequence ATGGATAAAAAAGTTTTGATTATCGGTCTAGGTTTGATAGGTAGTTCATTAGCATTATGTATAAAAAAAGAACATCCATTTACAACGGTTATTGGAATAGATAATCAAGTAACTTCAGAAGAATTTGCTTTAAAAAGAAACATTATCGATCAAATAGGCAGTTCTTTGGAAACAGAAGCTGTGCAAGCAGACATCATTTTCCTGTGCACACCTGTTAAAAGCATGTTGAAACAATTAAACGTTTTAGGTACTTTATCGTTAAAACAAGATGTGATTATTTCTGACGTAGGTAGTACGAAACGAGAGATTGTTCAAGTAGCTAAAAAGTCTGGATTAAAAACATTTATTGGTGGACATCCAATGGCTGGATCACATAAATCAGGTGTGACCGCAGCTGATGAAAATTTATTTGAGAATGCTTATTATATTTTAGCTTCCTCAGAAGTAGAGAAACAAAGTCAAATCAAAGAATTACAAACCTTGTTACAAGGAACACGAGCAAAATTTGTTGTTCTTACAGCTGAAGAACATGATCAGATTACAGGAATGCTCAGTCATTTACCTCATATTATCGCAGCTGGATTGGTAAATCAAAGTAAGATCTTTAATGATGAGCACCCCCGATCACGACAATTAGCGGCTGGTGGTTTTCGAGATATCACAAGAATTGCTTCATCTGATCCGCAAATGTGGACGGATATTCTACTAAGTAATAAAGAGAGCTTGCTAACGTTAATGAACGCGTGGCAAGCTGAAATGGACCAAGTTTCAACTTGGATTCAAACCGAAAATAAAGAGGCTATTTTTCAATTTTTTTATGAAGCAAAAGAGACGAGAAATCAAATGCCTGTTCACAAAGAAGGTGCAATTCCGGCATTCCATGATTTATTTGTGGATGTTCCTGATGTTCCAGGGGTCATTGCGGAGATCACAGGGTTACTTGGCAAAGCAAAACTATCCTTGATTAATTTGAAAATTCTTGAAACGAGAGAAGATATCTATGGTATCTTACAATTAACGTTTAAACGTCAAGAAGATTTGGAAAAAGCAAAGGATTGCATTAAAAAGCAAACGAATTATTTATGCTATGAAAAATGA
- a CDS encoding nitrous oxide-stimulated promoter family protein, with translation MVKKNNGPKIQEEKRTIIAMIDIYYKKHKEPAIDKQTLLSYSQLRLDVCRFGEEKPTCKQCPVHCYRPDYKEQMKQVMRYSGPRMLLYHPILAVKHLLKENKSKKIKV, from the coding sequence ATGGTGAAAAAAAATAATGGACCAAAAATACAAGAAGAAAAGCGAACCATCATTGCAATGATCGATATCTATTATAAAAAACATAAAGAACCTGCAATCGATAAACAAACGTTGTTGTCTTACTCACAGCTTCGATTGGATGTTTGTCGGTTTGGGGAGGAAAAGCCCACTTGTAAACAGTGTCCGGTACATTGTTATCGCCCCGATTACAAAGAACAAATGAAACAAGTGATGAGATACTCCGGACCAAGAATGTTACTTTATCATCCTATTTTAGCTGTAAAACATCTTTTAAAAGAAAATAAAAGTAAAAAAATTAAAGTATGA
- the aroE gene encoding shikimate dehydrogenase translates to MENTITGHTRLAALFATPIRHSVSPMIHNTAFQALGIDAVYLAFEVGTDGLERAIDSIKNLEMIGANLSMPNKILAVEYMDELSEAARLIGAVNTITNDQGKLTGHNTDGTGFMRSLQDIDVDIIGKKITIIGAGGAATAIIVQAALDGVKEITVYNRKDDFYDKIKAKLAYISENTNCAITLYDLSDENRLSKDVAESTLLLNATGVGMKPLEGQTPIQDFSIIRPDLAVCDVIYTPRETEFLKQARIRGAKTNNGLGMLLYQGAAAFEKWTGQEMPIEIVKPIIENN, encoded by the coding sequence ATGGAAAATACGATTACAGGACACACAAGATTAGCTGCATTATTTGCAACACCGATTCGTCACAGTGTTTCACCAATGATCCATAATACAGCTTTTCAAGCATTAGGAATCGACGCGGTATATTTGGCTTTTGAAGTAGGGACAGATGGGTTAGAGCGAGCGATTGATTCAATCAAAAATTTGGAAATGATCGGTGCAAATTTGTCGATGCCCAATAAAATTTTGGCTGTCGAATATATGGATGAATTAAGTGAAGCGGCTCGTTTGATTGGTGCGGTTAACACTATCACCAACGATCAGGGGAAATTAACCGGACATAATACTGATGGAACTGGCTTTATGAGAAGTTTGCAAGATATCGATGTTGACATTATTGGTAAAAAAATAACAATTATCGGAGCAGGTGGTGCAGCTACAGCGATTATTGTTCAAGCGGCTTTAGATGGGGTCAAAGAAATCACGGTTTACAATCGTAAAGATGATTTTTACGACAAAATCAAAGCAAAGCTAGCTTATATTTCTGAAAATACAAACTGTGCCATTACCTTGTATGATTTATCTGATGAAAATCGCCTATCTAAAGATGTGGCAGAAAGTACGTTATTATTAAATGCAACTGGTGTTGGAATGAAGCCATTAGAAGGACAGACACCAATACAAGATTTTTCTATCATTCGTCCAGATCTCGCTGTCTGTGACGTCATCTATACACCAAGAGAAACTGAATTTCTTAAACAAGCTCGTATACGTGGCGCTAAAACCAATAACGGCTTGGGTATGTTGCTTTATCAAGGTGCTGCAGCGTTTGAAAAGTGGACAGGACAAGAAATGCCAATAGAAATCGTAAAACCAATTATAGAAAATAACTAA
- a CDS encoding NAD(P)H-quinone oxidoreductase yields the protein MRAIELSYKNSQPILKLTQNAVLPKRNEKQLLIKVEAAAINRTDLVAIETGRLPKGNMILGVEVSGTVIESDSELFPCGSRVMGLVNGGGYSEYAVMNIGNAMLLSEQLTFEEGAAIPEVFLTAYQTLFWLGNLDSNASVLIHAGASGVGTAAIQLAKGLTSAKIFVTAGSSEKLDLCRSLGADVLINYHDENFSERILQETKGRGVDIILDFIGASYWKQNVASIAYDGRLILIGILGGAVIEELNLMDLLEKRITIKGTLLTPRSDAYKAELTEEFSTKTKKLFEEGLLKPVVDTVFSLEEVEKAHQYMRSNKNKGKIILKIND from the coding sequence ATGAGAGCTATAGAATTATCATATAAGAATAGTCAACCTATTTTAAAACTAACACAAAATGCTGTATTACCTAAAAGAAATGAGAAGCAGCTATTGATTAAAGTTGAAGCTGCAGCGATCAACCGCACCGATTTAGTTGCAATAGAAACGGGAAGACTTCCAAAAGGCAATATGATTTTAGGAGTTGAAGTTTCTGGAACAGTAATAGAAAGTGATTCAGAGCTATTTCCATGTGGTAGTCGAGTGATGGGGCTTGTGAATGGTGGCGGGTATTCTGAGTACGCTGTGATGAACATAGGTAATGCAATGCTTTTATCTGAGCAATTGACGTTTGAAGAAGGTGCGGCAATTCCAGAAGTGTTTTTAACAGCGTATCAAACGCTGTTTTGGCTTGGTAATCTAGATTCTAATGCATCAGTTTTGATACACGCTGGTGCTAGTGGTGTAGGGACGGCTGCAATCCAGTTAGCGAAAGGATTAACGTCAGCTAAAATTTTTGTTACAGCAGGCTCTTCTGAAAAACTGGATCTATGTCGATCATTGGGCGCAGACGTTCTGATTAATTACCACGACGAAAATTTTAGTGAGCGAATTCTCCAAGAAACTAAAGGGCGCGGTGTGGATATTATTTTAGATTTTATTGGTGCATCCTATTGGAAACAAAATGTTGCGAGTATCGCCTATGATGGTCGTTTGATTCTTATTGGTATTTTAGGTGGTGCAGTAATTGAAGAACTCAATTTAATGGATTTACTTGAAAAAAGAATCACAATAAAAGGGACATTGCTGACACCGAGAAGTGATGCCTACAAAGCAGAGCTGACTGAAGAGTTTTCAACTAAAACGAAAAAGTTGTTTGAAGAAGGGTTGCTAAAACCCGTTGTAGATACAGTATTTTCGCTGGAAGAAGTGGAAAAAGCCCATCAATATATGAGGAGCAACAAAAATAAAGGGAAAATCATTTTAAAAATCAATGATTGA
- a CDS encoding CCA tRNA nucleotidyltransferase, which yields MKLDTIPDEFTRATSVLKDIQSHGFEAYFVGGSVRDALLKQPIHDVDIATSAYPEEIKQIFPRTVDVGIDHGTVLVLIGEEQYEITTFRTESTYQDFRRPDAVTFVRSLKEDLKRRDFTINALAMNVEGSIIDLFDGMDDLEQRIIRAVGDPKERFHEDALRMMRGLRFASQLDFKIETNTLAAIEEFHPLLEKISVERIAMEFIKLLLGKNRKTALLPFIETECYQYCPELKNHAEALFRFSDLPDKQIETENQAWTLLVHTLELKDNEIRNFLKSWKQSNQMIHEVQQLIYGLNKRLLEEWQVMDLYNLGLDAAISTEKLLFYYGRNSKLEEVKDRYLSLPIHDRKELALTGNDLLAYFDKKPGKWLGEMIEMIETAVVKGQIVNNKEVLLAFVNDKINEE from the coding sequence ATGAAATTAGACACAATACCAGATGAGTTTACTAGAGCAACAAGTGTGTTGAAGGACATTCAATCCCATGGGTTTGAAGCATATTTTGTTGGGGGCAGTGTTCGTGATGCATTATTGAAACAACCCATCCATGATGTTGATATTGCCACCAGCGCATACCCAGAAGAGATCAAACAAATTTTCCCTAGAACAGTCGATGTCGGAATCGATCATGGGACAGTTCTGGTTTTAATAGGTGAAGAGCAGTATGAAATCACTACTTTCAGAACGGAATCAACGTATCAAGATTTCAGACGCCCAGATGCAGTGACGTTTGTACGCTCGTTAAAAGAGGATTTAAAACGTCGAGATTTTACGATCAATGCATTAGCGATGAATGTTGAAGGTTCTATCATAGATTTATTTGATGGTATGGACGATTTAGAACAGCGAATCATTCGAGCGGTGGGGGATCCTAAAGAACGGTTTCATGAAGATGCATTACGGATGATGAGAGGACTACGTTTTGCTAGCCAATTGGATTTTAAAATTGAAACAAATACATTAGCAGCCATCGAAGAATTTCATCCGCTTTTAGAAAAAATTTCTGTCGAACGAATTGCTATGGAGTTTATCAAACTTTTACTAGGAAAAAACAGAAAAACTGCGTTGTTGCCTTTTATCGAGACTGAGTGTTATCAATATTGTCCAGAGTTAAAGAATCATGCTGAAGCACTGTTTAGATTTTCTGATCTCCCAGATAAACAGATTGAAACAGAAAATCAAGCGTGGACTTTACTGGTCCATACCTTGGAACTAAAAGACAATGAGATCCGCAATTTTTTAAAATCATGGAAACAGTCCAATCAAATGATTCATGAAGTGCAACAACTGATTTATGGATTGAATAAGCGACTTTTGGAAGAATGGCAAGTCATGGATTTATATAATTTAGGATTAGATGCTGCAATATCTACAGAAAAGCTATTGTTTTATTATGGACGAAATAGTAAACTTGAAGAAGTGAAAGACCGTTATTTATCTTTGCCCATTCATGACAGAAAAGAACTTGCGCTTACTGGCAATGATTTACTTGCTTATTTTGATAAAAAACCAGGTAAATGGTTAGGCGAGATGATTGAAATGATTGAAACTGCTGTTGTGAAAGGTCAAATAGTGAATAACAAAGAAGTGTTGCTTGCATTTGTGAACGATAAGATCAATGAGGAGTGA
- the aroA gene encoding 3-phosphoshikimate 1-carboxyvinyltransferase translates to MDLVVNKVNLNGMIDVPSDKSISHRSIMFGAIAQGKTTIKNFLRGDDCLSTLKAFKDLGVKIEDDGETITVYGTGFSGLKQAKQAIDVGNSGTTIRLIMGILAGAPFTSQLFGDHSIAKRPMNRVMLPINQMGAKCSGHDGTEFPPLTVEGTEKLQPINYQMPVASAQVKSAILFAALQAQGESVVVEKEKTRDHTEDMIRQFGGEISVSGKEIRISGPQKLVGQEVIVPGDISSAAFFLVAGLIIADSRIVLNNVGLNPTRTGIIDVIEQMGGKLTIEETGSMANKAGTLTVETSELKGIEISGEIIPRLIDELPIIALLATQAEGITIIRDAEELKVKETNRIDAVANELNKMGANIEPTDDGLIIHGKTPLHSAKVTSYGDHRIGMMLQIAALLVKDGTVELEKAEAISVSYPRFFDDLNKLYR, encoded by the coding sequence TTGGATTTAGTAGTTAACAAAGTCAACTTAAATGGAATGATCGATGTTCCTAGTGATAAATCAATTTCACATAGAAGTATTATGTTTGGTGCAATTGCACAAGGCAAAACGACGATTAAAAATTTTCTGCGTGGCGATGACTGTTTAAGTACCTTAAAAGCTTTTAAGGATTTAGGGGTTAAAATTGAAGATGATGGCGAAACTATCACCGTTTATGGAACAGGATTTTCAGGATTGAAACAAGCAAAACAAGCAATTGATGTTGGAAATTCTGGTACCACGATCCGATTGATTATGGGGATTTTAGCCGGAGCACCATTTACATCTCAATTATTTGGTGATCATTCGATTGCAAAACGACCGATGAATCGAGTGATGTTACCAATCAATCAAATGGGTGCAAAATGTTCTGGTCATGATGGGACAGAATTTCCCCCTCTTACTGTAGAAGGAACAGAAAAGTTACAACCAATCAACTATCAGATGCCAGTGGCTAGTGCGCAGGTTAAATCAGCGATTCTTTTTGCGGCCTTACAAGCACAAGGAGAATCAGTTGTTGTAGAAAAAGAAAAAACTCGAGATCATACAGAAGACATGATTCGTCAGTTTGGTGGAGAAATTTCCGTGTCGGGAAAAGAAATACGTATTAGCGGTCCACAAAAATTAGTAGGCCAAGAAGTTATTGTACCAGGTGATATTTCTTCAGCAGCATTCTTTCTTGTGGCAGGTTTAATTATCGCTGACAGTCGAATTGTGTTGAATAATGTTGGTTTAAACCCAACCCGAACTGGTATTATTGACGTTATTGAACAAATGGGTGGAAAATTAACAATTGAAGAAACAGGTAGCATGGCAAATAAGGCAGGAACGCTAACTGTTGAAACGAGTGAGCTGAAAGGAATCGAAATCAGTGGAGAAATCATTCCGAGGTTGATTGATGAGCTACCGATCATTGCTTTATTGGCGACGCAAGCTGAAGGAATTACTATCATTCGTGATGCTGAAGAGTTAAAAGTAAAAGAAACTAATCGAATCGATGCAGTTGCTAATGAGCTAAATAAAATGGGTGCTAATATCGAACCTACCGATGATGGTTTGATTATTCATGGTAAAACGCCACTTCATAGTGCAAAAGTTACCAGTTATGGAGATCACCGCATTGGTATGATGCTGCAAATTGCTGCGCTGTTAGTAAAAGATGGAACAGTAGAATTAGAAAAAGCAGAGGCGATTTCTGTTTCTTATCCAAGATTTTTTGATGATTTAAATAAATTATATCGATAA
- the aroF gene encoding 3-deoxy-7-phosphoheptulonate synthase, with amino-acid sequence MIVIMKSEATKAQIKSVIERVKKEGLEVHLSEGKEQTIIGLVGDTRKMQDVAFNSYDGVENAVRISLTYKLTSREFHPENTIVDVDGVKIGDGSMTMMAGPCSIESLDQIRECARIAKAGGATILRGGAFKPRTSPYAFQGLEEEGLKYIRQAADEFDMKVITEVMDEAHIDMIAQYSDILQIGARNMQNFKLLQAVGKTGKPIGLKRGISGTIDEWLNAAEYIAAQGNFNVIFIERGIRTYETATRNTLDLSAVPLIKKLSHFPIIVDPSHGVGIWDLVPSMARAGIAAGADGLIVEIHPDPINAWSDGPQSLNEKTYMRMMEEVHIIEKAMKEINALG; translated from the coding sequence ATGATCGTAATTATGAAATCAGAAGCAACGAAAGCACAAATCAAATCGGTGATCGAACGAGTGAAAAAAGAGGGACTAGAAGTTCATCTAAGCGAAGGGAAAGAACAAACAATCATTGGCTTGGTTGGTGACACAAGAAAAATGCAAGATGTGGCATTTAATAGTTACGATGGTGTTGAAAATGCAGTTAGAATATCGTTGACATACAAACTGACAAGTCGTGAGTTTCATCCAGAAAATACGATTGTTGATGTTGATGGTGTAAAAATCGGTGATGGTAGTATGACGATGATGGCAGGCCCATGTTCAATCGAAAGTTTAGACCAAATTCGAGAATGTGCGAGAATTGCTAAAGCAGGCGGTGCAACTATTTTGCGAGGCGGCGCTTTTAAACCAAGAACATCACCCTATGCTTTTCAAGGATTAGAAGAAGAAGGTCTAAAATACATTCGCCAAGCAGCAGATGAATTTGATATGAAAGTTATTACAGAAGTTATGGATGAAGCACACATCGATATGATTGCCCAATACAGTGATATTTTACAAATTGGTGCTAGAAATATGCAAAACTTCAAATTGTTACAAGCTGTCGGGAAAACGGGGAAACCAATTGGCTTAAAACGTGGTATTTCTGGTACAATTGATGAGTGGTTAAATGCTGCAGAGTACATCGCTGCCCAAGGAAACTTCAATGTTATTTTTATCGAGCGTGGTATTCGGACTTACGAAACCGCAACTCGTAATACACTTGATTTGAGCGCAGTTCCATTAATTAAAAAATTAAGCCATTTTCCAATTATTGTTGATCCAAGTCACGGTGTAGGAATTTGGGATCTTGTACCATCAATGGCACGTGCAGGTATTGCAGCAGGGGCTGATGGTTTGATTGTTGAGATTCATCCAGATCCAATCAACGCTTGGTCTGACGGTCCACAATCATTAAACGAAAAAACATACATGCGTATGATGGAAGAAGTTCATATCATTGAAAAAGCTATGAAAGAAATTAACGCGTTAGGGTAA
- the aroB gene encoding 3-dehydroquinate synthase: protein MKLTVNLPNHSYDLVIENGLLKNIGSWAKELWSPQKIVIITDTNVRPLYGDQVYKSLKEAGFEPSTFVIDAGEQSKSLSVAAEIYDFLADEGMTRSDGIIALGGGVVGDLAGFVASTYMRGLHFLQVPTTLLAQVDSSIGGKTAVNTTKAKNLVGTFAQPDGVLIDPDTLNTLEVRRIREGIAEIIKSAAIADESLWQKLGALTDENDLRAHATEIIASCCKIKRSVVEEDELDNGVRLLLNFGHTIGHALENTAGYGNLTHGEGVAIGMSQITKVAEQKNLTPVGTTEQLNKMIQKFHLPVTSNHWNQEQLYTALTHDKKTRGGKINIILLESIGKAKIVRIPIEEMKSYLN, encoded by the coding sequence TTGAAACTGACGGTAAATTTACCAAATCACTCTTATGATCTAGTCATTGAAAATGGTTTGTTAAAAAATATTGGCTCTTGGGCAAAAGAACTGTGGTCACCCCAAAAGATCGTAATCATAACAGATACAAACGTTCGTCCTTTGTACGGTGATCAAGTTTACAAAAGTTTGAAAGAAGCAGGATTTGAGCCGTCAACATTTGTAATTGATGCTGGTGAGCAAAGTAAAAGTTTGTCTGTAGCTGCTGAAATTTATGATTTTCTAGCAGATGAAGGAATGACTAGAAGCGATGGAATTATTGCTTTAGGTGGTGGAGTTGTTGGAGATTTGGCTGGTTTTGTCGCTTCAACATATATGCGAGGTCTTCATTTTTTACAAGTTCCAACCACATTATTGGCTCAAGTGGATAGTAGTATTGGCGGGAAAACTGCTGTTAATACAACCAAAGCAAAAAATTTAGTAGGTACATTTGCTCAACCAGATGGTGTTTTGATTGATCCTGATACCTTGAATACGTTGGAAGTAAGACGTATTCGAGAAGGAATCGCTGAAATTATCAAATCTGCCGCTATCGCAGATGAGAGCTTATGGCAAAAGTTAGGTGCACTAACTGATGAGAATGATCTAAGAGCACATGCAACAGAAATTATTGCATCTTGTTGTAAAATAAAGCGAAGTGTTGTGGAAGAAGATGAACTTGACAACGGAGTACGTTTACTTCTCAATTTTGGTCATACAATCGGTCATGCACTGGAAAATACCGCTGGATATGGTAATTTAACTCATGGTGAAGGCGTCGCAATCGGGATGAGTCAAATCACAAAAGTTGCCGAACAGAAAAATTTGACTCCAGTTGGTACAACAGAACAATTAAATAAAATGATTCAAAAATTTCATCTACCTGTGACATCGAATCATTGGAATCAAGAGCAATTGTATACTGCATTGACTCATGATAAGAAGACACGTGGCGGAAAAATCAATATTATTTTATTGGAGTCAATCGGTAAAGCAAAAATCGTTCGGATTCCAATCGAAGAAATGAAGAGTTATTTAAATTAG
- a CDS encoding thioesterase family protein produces the protein MEEFSKTFVVGSKDTAKEMGSGDLDVLATPVMIAMVENTAKEYLHKELASEETSVGTVINAKHLRPSKVGANILVKVKVDSQETSKINFSFDVFDNEELVATGIHQRAVILTDVFLDKLALRK, from the coding sequence ATGGAAGAGTTTTCTAAAACGTTTGTTGTTGGTTCAAAGGATACTGCAAAAGAAATGGGATCGGGTGATCTTGATGTACTAGCGACTCCAGTAATGATTGCAATGGTTGAGAATACTGCAAAAGAATATTTGCATAAAGAGTTGGCATCAGAAGAAACAAGTGTAGGAACAGTAATAAATGCAAAACACTTACGTCCGTCTAAAGTGGGGGCCAATATTCTGGTCAAGGTAAAAGTTGACTCTCAGGAGACATCAAAGATAAATTTTTCTTTCGATGTATTTGATAACGAGGAATTAGTTGCAACTGGAATCCATCAAAGAGCTGTTATCTTAACGGATGTTTTTTTGGATAAATTAGCACTTCGTAAGTGA
- a CDS encoding shikimate kinase, with the protein MKGIILIGFMGAGKTTVGKLLSEKTGMEHIDFDDKIVEEIGMTIQEYFDLHGEDAFRERETNVLKRYLDHDQVVSTGGGIVMRSENRELLKQMAPVIYLQTKPEVFIPRLKHDHTTVRPLVVSKSPEEIKQVFEPRIPFYEESASLVVATDNRTPEEIVHEILKNI; encoded by the coding sequence ATGAAGGGGATTATTTTAATTGGTTTTATGGGAGCCGGGAAAACAACAGTCGGGAAACTTCTTTCAGAAAAAACAGGGATGGAACATATCGATTTTGATGATAAAATCGTTGAAGAAATTGGTATGACAATTCAAGAATATTTTGATTTACATGGTGAAGATGCATTTAGAGAAAGAGAAACAAATGTTTTAAAACGTTATTTAGACCATGATCAAGTAGTATCAACTGGTGGCGGAATCGTAATGAGGTCTGAGAATCGAGAACTTTTAAAACAAATGGCACCCGTTATTTATTTACAAACCAAACCAGAAGTATTCATTCCAAGGTTAAAACACGATCATACGACTGTTAGACCTTTAGTTGTATCAAAATCACCAGAAGAAATCAAACAAGTTTTTGAGCCAAGGATTCCGTTTTATGAAGAAAGTGCCAGCTTAGTGGTTGCCACTGATAATCGTACACCTGAGGAAATCGTCCATGAAATTTTAAAAAATATATAA